The sequence CCTTAGCCCTTAGATAAAAACCCCAAGAAAGCATACCCAAGTCATGCTCTTTTTGGTCTAAATTGACCAAACTGGCCTTAGCCAGGGAACCCCAAAGTACCCCACTCTCAGATTCTAATACAAGTATGTGCCCCAGCTCCTGcttcactctctctgcctgcacTGTGCCTTGACTTCCCCATGTGGCACCTTGAGTGAGCTGTGTGCCTCCTCCAGGACCAGTGAGTAATAAATTTCTCTATTTTGCTTTCCCTTGTGGTCTTTTGTTGAATCCTAGTTCAACATCCTACCCATCTCTACTTAATGATAACTGAATTTGGAAGGAGGACTTCTCTATTCAAAGTCACAATTGTTCAGAAGGATTTTTAAGCCCAACACAAATACTAGGACCATACTTATGTCAGTAGTAGAAATAGGGGCCCAGGGAAGTCAAATTATGGTTCAAGAGACAACATTAAAAATCACGTAAGTTAGCAGCCCCAGGAAGATTACAGAAAAACACCAAAATCAAACATGTAAGTTATGCTTATTTTTTACTATGTTTATCAATtgcttttcatatatacatacatgtgtgtgcacatgtaaacgtatatgtaaatgtatatgtacatagaAGATGATGGTGTGGAGTACACACTCCATTCTTATAAACATGCAATCTATATCCTAAAAGATTCCAAAAGTCAAACTTGcccataatttctctttttgttccctggatttatttcatatttttaaaaattagtagatgattctattttaaatatcatctgcCTAAACTACTTCTACTTAATCCTGACAACGGCATGCCTCTGATGAAGAACATGAGCTGCAGGCTGTGactattgacaaaaaaaaaaaaaaaaactgcacctACGTGATAAGCAATTAGTAGGAGTCatgcaaaatatttctttgatcttgcttatattttattgtaaacatTATTTCTGCACCAGAGGAATAGAACGATGAGATGCCTGAGCACAGTGATGCTTTTATGgattttattgatatatttgagATTATACCTGTATTTAAACAATATCCTTTCGTGCACATATTTGATTCTTACAGAGAAACTAGTCTGAGACATGATTTGTGAAAATCACACCAGAGTCACTGAATTTCTTCTTCTCGGTTTTACAAATAACCCTGAGATGCAAGtttccctctttattttgttcctgGTCATCTATACAGTCACTTTGTTGGGCAACTTCCTTATCGTCACAGTTACCAGTGTGGATCCTGCTCTTCAAACACCCATGTACTTCTTTCTCCGAAACCTATCACTTCTCGAAGTCTGTTTTACCTTGGTCATGGTGCCGAAGATGCTGGTCGATCTAGTGTCTCCAAGGAAAATCATCTCTTTTGTAGGCTGTGGTGCCCAGatgtactttttcttcttctttggcaGCTCTGAATGTTTTCTTCTGTCTATGATGGCTTATGATCGCTTTGTGGCCATCTGTAACCCTCTCCGTTATTCAGTCATAATGAATAGGTCCCTGTGCTTGTGGATGGCTGTTGGCTCTTGGATGTCTGGTGTTCCTGTCTCTATGCTACAAACAGCTTGGTTGATGGCCCTTCCTTTCTGTGGACCAAATACCATAGACCACTTTTTTTGTGATGGTCCTCCGGTGTTGAAACTAGTCACTCAGGACACAAGCATGTATGAAATGCAAGCGCTTGCCTCCACACTACTGtttattatgtttcctttttccctcaTTTTGGTCTCCTACATCCGCATTATCACAACTGTTCTCAGGATGCCATCTGCTACTGGTCGCCAGAAGGCATTCTCCACCTGTTCATCACACCTCATTGTGGTATCCCTTTTCTATGGAACCGCCAGCTTGACCTACCTACGGCCCAAATCCAGCCAGTCCCCTGAAAGCAAGAAGCTAGTGTCATTGTCATACACTGTCATCACTCCTATGTTAAATCCGATCATCTACAGCCTAAGGAACAATGAAGTGAAGGGGGCTGTCAAGAGGACAGTCACTCAAAAAGTCTTGCAGAAGTTAGATGTGTTTTGAATTCTATTGTCTAGAGTGTTTCTAAGCAAAGCAGGGGCAGCAGGACCCACTGACAAAAgcttaaaaagaatataagattTGCTTTGATTTTGTCAGTATCACTTACCGTGATGGGTGGATCTCAGTGTATCAGTCTGAGTCTCAGCAAGAGATGGATGGTACTTTCAAATTGGAATCATTGAGAGAATATTAATGAGGGGGCTCTTAACAAACTGGGGAATGGAGTTAGATAACTGTCACACAGCTCATAGGATGGAAATTCCATATCTCTTGCCCTGAAGGGACAAAGAGGAGTATGAACTGGAACCAGGATGATCCTActacaataaataaaagtcactCAACAGGAATTCTGGTTTTTAGTAGAGGAAGGTAGCCATCCCAGTCTTATTCCATCCTGACTCTCAAATTTGCCGATTCCTGTTCTTCATCCAACCAaatctgaggggcacctgtgtggctcagttggttgaggtccaactcttgatctgctcaggtcataatcttgcagtttatgagttgaagccccacatctagctctgCACAGCTAGTGCatagcctggttgggattctctctctctctctctctgtccctccaccactcttgctctcttgttctctcaaaagaaataaataaagttaaaaaaaatctgagacagAGGGCAAGAATGTCTATTGGTGCAGTATATAAAGGCCAGCCTTGTGGGGCACAAATCAGAATAGAAAATCATGAAgtgtaaatgaaaatattcaccACAAACCTCTATACATTCTGCAGCTAATGTGATGCAAATATAATCATGTACTGTGTtttactaactttttaaaatatgtattaaaaggTAGAGACTTCCAGTTGCCAAGAATTCATGGTTCAAATTGTTTATATGTGTAGCTGTTTTAAATGAAGTTATTTAATAAGATTATTTTAGTATTAACATTTGATGATGTGGGTCTGGACTTTTTTGATCGTTGGCTAAatcatctattcatttttacTAATTAACTTTTACTtattagaatttaaacaaaaaatacttgCTGGACACGATAGTAAAACCAAAAGAGTAGTGATAATAATAGACAACATGATCTATCAAGTCACTGTCTTTAATGTCCATGCAACAACCCAACAGGTAGATCttattatacatttaattttctaaaagacATATTGGAATCAGAAAATTTAAGACTCTTGACAAGGCAAAGAGTTGTTGAGAGGTAGCCACAAGAACTTAAATTCAGACCATTCTGTGTTTGAAATTCAATATGGTAATGTGTTAAAAATCTCTAGTCACATTTTCATCCAGATAGAGCATGATtata is a genomic window of Acinonyx jubatus isolate Ajub_Pintada_27869175 chromosome B4, VMU_Ajub_asm_v1.0, whole genome shotgun sequence containing:
- the LOC106978424 gene encoding olfactory receptor 10A7; translated protein: MICENHTRVTEFLLLGFTNNPEMQVSLFILFLVIYTVTLLGNFLIVTVTSVDPALQTPMYFFLRNLSLLEVCFTLVMVPKMLVDLVSPRKIISFVGCGAQMYFFFFFGSSECFLLSMMAYDRFVAICNPLRYSVIMNRSLCLWMAVGSWMSGVPVSMLQTAWLMALPFCGPNTIDHFFCDGPPVLKLVTQDTSMYEMQALASTLLFIMFPFSLILVSYIRIITTVLRMPSATGRQKAFSTCSSHLIVVSLFYGTASLTYLRPKSSQSPESKKLVSLSYTVITPMLNPIIYSLRNNEVKGAVKRTVTQKVLQKLDVF